CATAATGTGTCTTGGCTTGAGAACAAATTCCACTGCAAGGGCATAGGATGTGACAAGCAACAAAGATGAAATCCATTCTTCTTTGCAATTTCAAAGGAAGTCAGTGTTTAACTGGTATTTtcattgatctctctctctttccctcctctcgtAGCTTTTCTGTGGTGAACAAAGTCTAATGAGAAGAATGTTTACTATGGGCTGAATTCTAACTAGAAATCTGTGTGTCCATCTCAGACTTTTGTGTAAAAATCaagcattgatgtcaatgggctATTTGCACGTAAATTCCAATGATATGCACATTTGGCAATTAGTATTCACCCCTATGGACCTCTTGTATTCAATGTATCTGTTGTAGGGTATCTAGAGAAATGTTATCATGAAAAAATGATTTGAGTTATTTGAAAGGTGAATATGTGAAGCATAAAACAAAACGGTGAATTGACGCTTTAAGGGATTAGTGTCTTTCTTACTTAGTGTTTGCATGGCTGTGTTTACACTGGTAGCCCAATTCTAATATTTTGCCACCGATtcgtcttttgaccaatcagatcagatcttcTGCGTGTGTAAACGCAGCCCAAGTGTCTTACTTTCTGGTGCTGGGAAGTGAACATGTCAAATGTTTGGTGGTTGTCTACTCAACTCCGCCTACcgtttgtttgttttactgtgtTCTACGCCTTCAGGTTGGTAGGCTACTAAAACTATGAACCCTACCTTCTATAGCCTTTGGAATACACATACGTCTTCTATACACTGTAGGAAAACCACATAGACAAAGTGTTGTTGTTACAAACACAAATACACGTTTTTAGATTTTCTCGTTAATAGGAACACAAATAGAAATGTAGAATTGTTTTGTGATAAAGAACGTCTTGTTATAAGATGAAGTACGTGATTAAATGGATGGTAACTTCCTGTACGTTGATTGTGTATTCATTCGGGCTTATGCCCTGGTATCTTTTGTCTCATTTTCTTACTGGAGGTCTAGGTGTAGATAAGCCATCGTATTTCATGGTACAACCCATTTCATGGTACAACCCATTTCATGATTACAGCCCAGTTCAAAGCAAAACCCACATGATTGTCTATGTTCAGGTGTTTCATGGCGGTTGGCAGACACTGCTTTGTATGTATGGAAATTCTTCTACGTTTCTTTATGTGGTATGGTAGCTATGGTAACTGGATCTTCTGGTAGACAATCATTTGAAGCCAGCAGCAGGTGTATAGGGAACTTGCATTAAGGCTTACAAATAGCGTTTCCCCTAAATTggcaggttttccagaaatcctcattggaggattctggatttcctgcttattccctcctgaatctgggaatcttccaactgggatttctggaaaatcTGGCAATTTTGGGGAAAGttaccggaattttgcaaccctacttccACAGCATAGAGCAAACAAAAGACATAACAAACCTTCCCATACATCAATACATAACTTTATTTAAATAAATGCTTTGTCGTTACAAAAAAGACAAGGTTAAAGTACATCAATTACACAGTGAATAAATATGACATATCTGTTATATTCACATAGATTTGTTAGTAACACTTCACTTAAAGCCAACAGGTGTATTGCATTGAAAGAATTGTCATAAGCATGTATGACCCTCTTATAACGTCTTACCATCGTCTCTGATGGACCCTGACTAAACAGATATTTTCAGCCTGTTCAAAAATTGCAGCAAAGAAGCATTATACCGATTGACTTTGAGTAAATTGTTACCTATTTGCTTTTTTATCACGAATATGGAATGTTTGAGATTTCATGGTCTTTCATACAAGCCAGCTTAAGACTGAGTTGAGAAACCTTTCCAAGTCTCCTATGCATTCTAGTGGCAGGCATAGGCTGTACACACATCCCCTGTCAAAGCTATTGGCATGTTACCATACCATGAAAAAAGGGATGTCTATTTCAAGGAATGTCAACAAAATATCTGACAAATGTTTTGAGCTTCAATAAAATCAGTTGACGTCTGATTGAACATCATGTTCACAAACGGGACGTAGGATCAAAAAGTATCATCACGGCCTTATATCGTGGAGACTTATATCTTCACACTCGTCAACTCATGGGTCTCTAGCAACCAATCTCCACATCCACATACTGCTAAAATGTCCTCGTTCAACGACAAGGCCTGATAATCTGGATGTAAATCTGGATTCAaagtcatgagagagagagaaggcactGAGATTTCCATAGAAACCCAAAGATCCACACCTTTCCAGGGGTCATACAGTAGAGTCCTAGGCAGAAGACTGTGTTGTGGTCAGACAGGAGGCTACGAGAAGCCAATAGAAACGGCGTGCAACATTTGCATGCGATTTGAGCCTGTGTTGGACTTTTCAAAGCACCTGTACTTTCTTGGCTGTCGTTTATAAACGACAAAACAAGCAAATGACTGTCATGATGTGTTTTTGAGGTGATCTTTTTTCTATACTTGACGGAAGGTAAGGCACAATACAGACTACTAAAGGAGAAAGTAtaggaggcacacacacacacagtaatttcATACAGTCACCCCTATGAAACTATATTGAGACACAACCCATCAGAAGTAGCAGTTGATGGGTTTATTAAGATAGCTACTGTAACTACCCTGTAACAACCTACTGTATACGAGCAGTTACTAGTTCTTAAGACCCTCAACTCAGAACAATCTGTGAGACAAAGTGGAAGAAAGGCAGGACTGAAAAAAGCTCTTCTCATCTCATCGCACTCAGAAGGACATATAAGGACATAGACCCAAACTGAGACAGTAAAGTACTTTCAATCACTGAGGTTCTCTTGTAGGGAAGTGCTCTGAAGGGACAAACATTTGGACCAAGAGAACAGTTACGTTTAAATACGACCCCAGATTACTGTGCTCCCCAGTAAAGAGTTCCTGTCAACATCACGATAACAACATTGGTGAAAAAGATGAGCTTTACTCTTTAGCCTTAAAATGTTATTTAAACAGAATCTAATATAATTTATACCAGAGAACATTGTTATATGTGCTTTAAAGGGAGGTTATAGGTCATCTCAGTATAGGTGGATGTATAGTTTAAAACCATGTGCATGTACTGTATCTGTGCCCTGCTTTCCTGATTTGATTGGCTTTTGCATATTTTGCATGTACATGTGATTTGCAGGAGTAGGGGTAAAGGGAGGCGGGCCTTGGCTCATGTCAGGTGAGCAAATTGGCCATCGCTCATTCGTTTTTGTTGCTGTTGCTCTCCGGGTCTTTGCACTGGATGTCCACTCCACTGTAGTCAGTGCCAGGGAGCTGCACGCCAAAACGGTCCACACACCAACAGATCCCCCGCTTCCGCCCACGTGATGGTTTACACTGCAGGAGGAGAGGAAATAGCAGGGAATAAGATGCAATACAATGAAATTaaatagaataggatagaataaaATAGGATAGAATGTGATAGGAATACAATTAAATGaaatagaataggatagaataaaataggatagaataggatagaataggatATAATAGAATAGGATAGGCTATAATAGTATAAGATAGAATGGAATAAGATAGAATAGGATCAAATGAATAGAATAtgatagaatagaataggataCAATAGTATAGGATAGAATAGTCCATGGGTACCTGCTTGTGCTTGAAGAATCCCTTCTTGTCACAGTTGGGAAGGTATAGGGACAGAGCTAGGACTCTAGATGTGTTTTTCATCCTCTGAATGATCCCGTCCAGCTTTCTCCTGCAGGGTCCCTACACACATACAGGGTCATAGTTTAGGGCAAGTATGGCGTGGGttggtgcgtgtgtgtctgtgtgtgtgtgtgtgtgtctgcgtgtttgTCTGCATATACACTGTATACACATATGTTCAACTTACAAACTCAGGCTGCAGTTTGTCCAGGGCGAGGGTTGAGTAGTCAAGGCTGCTGACAGAGTGGAGCTTGGCCTGCTGTCTCTTGCGGTCTTTAGCCTGTCTCATGGCCTGAGCCTTGCGGCTGCTGATGTGGTCTCTGCCCCCGTACAGAGGCACCTTGGCCTGGGGCAGCAGGGACTCTGGAACCTCTGCTAACATAGCTTCCTCTGGAGAATAACCGTCTggggagacagagagtcagagaggatGATGATGGTGGTCGCGGTGGTGGtgaggaagaggagcaggaggaagaggaggaggtgaaggggaggaggaagaggaggaggaggaaaaagaggaggaagaggagggggaggagggggaggaacaAGAGCAAGAGGGGgagcaagaggaggaggaggaggaggaggaggagcaggtagGAAGAGTGGGATACTGTCAAGGTCTTCCACATCGGTGCAGATGAAGGAAAAGAGTTGAAGAGAGGCAGCGGGTTTAGACAGAGCCTCTCCTAACACTAGAGGGAGACCTTGAGGTTTTCCTAATCAAGAAATCTCCAGCTGACTCATACAATGTGTGCCTACTTCTCACATGGTTAGTCAGTGGTTAAGGGAGTTATTCGCCACAGTCCATTTACAAGCATTTCTCCATTCTCTTAATCTgaccctcttctctctttcccccacccgttggtggaaaaagtacccaactgtcatacatgagtaaaagtaaagataccttcatagaaaatgactcaagaaaaagtgacccagtaaaatattacttgagtaaaagtctaaaagtatttggatttaaatatacttaggtatcaaaagtaaaactgTAAATCGTTTCAAATTccatatattaagcaaaccagacagcaccatttgcATTTGTATTTCTttatgtatggatagccaggggcacactccaacactcagacatcatttgtATTTCTttatgtatggatagccaggggcacactccaacactcagacatcatttgtATTTCTttatgtatggatagccaggggcacactccaacactcagacatcatttgtATTTCTttatgtatggatagccaggggcacaatccaacactcagacatcatttgtATTTCTttatgtatggatagccaggggcacaatccaacactcagtcatcatTTGTATTTCTttatgtatggatagccaggggcacaatccaacactcagacatcatttgcaaacaaagcatgtgtgttcagtgagtccgtcagatcagaggcagtagggatgaccagggctgTTCTCTTGGGAAGTGAGTCAATtgaagtggtggaaaaagtacccaaatgtcatacttgagtaaaagtaaagataccttaaaagaaaatggctcaagtaaaagtaaaagtcacccagtaaaattctccttgagtaaaaatctaaaagtatttggtttaaaatatacttaagtatcaaaaataaaagtatacatcatttcaaattccttatattaagcaaaccagatggcaccattttttaaatgtattttatttacggaaagccagggtcacactccaacactaagacgtaatttacaaacaaagcatttgtgtttagtgagtccgccagatcaggtagtagggatgaccagggatgttcggttgataagtgcgtgaattggactattttcctgtcctgctaagcactcAAAATGTAACGACTTcctttgggtgtcaaggaaaaggtatggagtaaaaagtacagtattttcttaaggaatgtagtgaagtaaaggtaaaagtagtcaaaaatagcaatagtaaagtaaagtacaaataccccaaaaaactacttaagtagtacttaagtattttacaccactgctcccacCCTCTATCTggctctctcctgcctctcttcCAACACTCTCTCCTTTTAAACTGGACAACTACAATTCTTGTGTACATATTTACTCATTTATGGCATTGAATTGACTCCATATAATATATGGAGTGGCTGGCATTGAATTCACTCCATATAATATTTGGAGTGATGAATGCCATGAATCAGTTAATACTGTATGTATACAAGATTTGTACTGGAGTTGTACACTGGAGTTGTTGCATGCGAGGTGGAGATTTCCTTTTGCAGAGTCCCTGGCTTGTAGCTGGAGCTAAGAGGGAGCAAAATGTAAACTGTGACATAGCTGGATTAGGGCCAAGAGAGTGGTGTGGTCTATCATGTCAATGCAACAGTCCTCTCAAGTCAATGCTTGGCACATGCAATGGAAGACATGACTTTTAAACTGGGTCATCCAATGAACATACAGcattctacacctctctctctctctctctctctctctaccccttgtCTGTGAATGACAAATGTGAACAGCTCCTATAAAACTGTCAAGAATCCCTGGGTCTTGCCAAATCCAAATGTCCACATCTCTACATGCATATTTCAGCAACCCACTTCATCTGTCAAAAAGATATTAACAATGACTAAAGATAGACCATATGCAGCAGGTACAGATCTATAAGCATAAGGAATATTTCATTACAACAAAGTTAAAAGAGTTATATAATACATAAGAGTTATAACAGTTACATATTATAGAAGAGTTATGAGTTATATATTATATAAGAGTTATAAAAGTTAAATATTATATAAGAGTTATAAGAGTTATATATTATATAAGAGTTATATATTATATAAGAGTTATAAAAGTAATATATTACATAAgagttatcttcttatggctgcaggggcagtattgagtagcttggatgaaaggtgcacagaggtgcccagagtaaacggcctgctcctcagtcatagttgctaatatatgcatagtattattagtattggataggaaacactctgaagtttctaaaactgtttgaattatgtctgtgagtataacagaactcatatggcaggcaaaaccctgagaaaCAATcctaacaggaagtggaaattctgaggctggtagattttcaaccaagctcccattgaaatcacagcgagatatggatgagttttcacttcctacggcttccactagatgtcaacagtctgtagaactttgtctgatgactctaatgtgaaggggggccggatgagaggagaattagtcaggtctgccatgaggtgaccattctttgaccatgcgggttcacatgagagggagctccgttccatcgctcatctgaagtcaatgtaattctcctgttggaacgttattcaagatttatgttaaaaacattctaaagattgattcaatacatcgtttgacatgtttctacggactgttacggaacttttggacatttcgtcaggtttagTGAATGCGcttccctgacgttggatttgtataCCAAACACGCGACAAAAATAgcaatttggacataaatgatggacattaccaaaAAAAACgaaaatttcttgtggaagtgggagacctgggagtgcattccgacgaagatcagcaaaggtaagtgaagatttataatgctttttatgagttttgttgactgcacaatttgggcgggtaactgtatggcttgcttttgtggctgaacgctgttttcagattattgaatattgtgttttgccgtaaagctttttgaaatctgacacagcggttgcattaagaacaagtgtatctttaattctatgtaaaacatgtatctttcatcaaagtttatgatgagtatttatgttatttgacgtagctctctgcaatttctccggatattttggaggcatttctgaacatggcgccaatgtaaacggagatttttggatataaatatgaacttaatcgaacaagacatatatgtattgtgtaatatgaagtcctatgagtgtcatctgatgaagatcatcaaaggttattgattaattttatctctatttgtgctttttgtgactcctctctttggctggaaaaatggcagaatttttctttgagttggtggtgacctaacataatcgtttgtggtgctttcgctgaaaagcctatttgaaatcggacactttggtgggattaacaacaagattacctttaaaatggtatgagatacatgtatgtttgaggaattttaattatgagatttctgttgattgaattcggcgccctgcactttcactggctgttgtcatatcgaccccgttaacgggattgcagccataacaaGTTATAAGAGTTATATATTATATACGAGTTATAAGAGTTATAAGAGTTATATAATATATAAGAGTTATAAGagttatacagtggggagaacaagtatttgatacactgccgattttgcaggttttcctacttacaaagcatgtagaggtagaggaggaaggctgtcgttacagaaccacccaccaacaaaggaccaagcagcgtggtaagggacagcagcagcagcggccaagtacacaggactcctggacatgggaggaaattctggacggtaagggaccctgggttcaagctggagaatatcgccgccctcgtgaagagctggaggcagcaaaagccgagaggcggtggtatgaggaggcagcacggaagcgtggctggaagccagagaggcagccccaaaaatgtattggggggggggggggggggggggggggctaaaggggagtgtggcgaagtctggtaggagacctgtgccaacttcccgggcttaccgtggagagtgagagtacgggcagacaccgtgttatgcggaagagcgcacggtgtctcctgtacgtgtgcatagcccggtgtggtacatcccagctcctcgtatcggccgggctagagtgggcatcgagccaggtgccatgaagccggctcaacgcatctggtctccagtgcgtctcctcgggccggtgtacatggcaccagccttacgcatggtgtccccggttcgccagcacagcccagtgcgggttattccacctccccgcactggcctggctacggggagcattcaaccaggtaaggttgcgcaggctcggtgctcaagagctccagtacgccttcacggtccggtatatccggtgccacctcctccccccagcccagtaccaccagtgccaacaccacgcaccaggcttcctgtgcgtcttcagagccctgttcctcctccacgcactcgcccagaggtgcgtgtctccagcccggtaccaccagttccggcaccacgcaccaagcctcctgtgcgtctccagaaccctgtatgccctgttgctgctccccgcactagccttgaggtgcgtgtccttagcccggtaccaccagttccggcaccatgcaccaggcctactgtgcgcctcagtaAGCCAGAGTCTGCCGtttgcccagcgccgcctgcgctgcccgtctgcccagcgccgcctgcgctgcccgtctgcccagcgctgcctgtgctgcccgtctgcccagcgccatctgagccgcccgtctgtcctgagccgctagagccgtccgtcagtcaggagccgccagagccgtccgccagtcaggagccgccagagccgctcgccagtcaggagccgccagagccgcccgccagtcaggagccgcctgagccgcccgccagtcaggagccgccagagccgcccgccagtcaggagctgccagagccgcccgccagtcaggagctgcccttcagtcatgagctgccctccagtcatgagctgccctccagtcatgagctgccctccagtcatgagctgccctccagtcatgagctgccattcagtccggagctgcccttcagtccggagctacctctcagtcctgagctacctctcagtcatgagctacccctcagtcatgagctacccctcagtcatgagctacccctcagtcatgagctacctctcagtcatgagctacctctcagtcatgagctgcccctcagtccggagctgtccctcagtccggaggagtttcctcagtcaTGAGgcgccgccaccgcggacagatgcccacccagaccctcccctataggtttaggttgtgcggtcggagtccgcaccttgggggggggggtactgtcacgttctgaccatagttcttttgtgttttctttgtttaagtgttggtcaggacgtgagctgggtgggcattctttgttgtgtgtctagtttgtccgtttctatgtatgacctgatatggttctcaatcagaggcaggtgttagtcattgtctctgattgggaaccatatttaggtagcttgttttgtgttggggtttgtgggtggttgtcttctgtctttgtgttctctgcaccagataggactgtttcggttttgccacgtttgttattttgtatttgtgtagtgttcacgttttttcgtcttttattaaacatgttgaacacgaactacgctgcgtcttggtccgatccctgctacacctcctcttcagacgaagaggaggaaggctgccgttacagttaTATAATATACAAGAGTTATGAGAGTTATATATTATATAAGAGTTATAAGAGTTATATAATATGTAAGAGTAATATGAGTTATATATTACATACGAGTTATATAATAAATAAGAGTTATATATTATATAAGAGTTATAAGagttatatattttatatacgAGTTATAAGAGTTATAAGAATGATATAACATATAAGAGTTATAAGAGTTATATATTATATAAGAGTTATATATTTTGTAAGAGTTATAAGAGTTATAAGAGTTATATATTATATACGAGTTATAAGAGTTATATATTATATAAGTTATAAGAGTTACATAATATAAAATAGTTATAATAGTTGTATAATATATGAGTGTTATAAGAGTTATATAATATATAAGAGTTACAAGAGTTATATAATATATGAGAGTTGTAAGAGTTACATATTATATAAGAGTTATAAAAGTGAAATATTATAGAACTTTGATTTTatttagattattattattattattttttttttaattaattttatccccttttctccccaatttttgtggtatccaatcactagtaattactatcttgtctcatcgctacaactcccgtacgggctcgggagagacgaaggtcgaaagccacgtgtcctccgaagcacaacccaaccaagccgcactgcttcttaacacagcgcgcctccaacccggaagccagccgcaccaatgtgtcggaggaaacaccgtgcacctggcccccttggttagcgtgcactgcgcccggcctgccacaggagtcgctggagcgcgatgagacaaggatatccctaccggccaaaccctccctaacccggacgacgctagcccaatagtgcgtcgccccacagacctcccgggcgcggccggctgcgacagagcctgggcgcgaacccagagactctggtggcgcagctagcattatttagaattttttgattttgatttgaatgtAATATCTtctgttgttcttgtctattactGTTCTTTACTTTGTCATGTACTTGTATGTTTCATTTGGACCCAAAGTGcaagtagctaatggggatcctaataaactaaactataCCTCGCTAAGCAGGCGATTGAGTTGTATGTCACAGGGGTTGAGAATATCTCTTGTGACATCATCGCTCCCTTCATCCTTCCTAGATTATTCTCAGAAAAGAGAATTCCCTCTTCAGTCCACCGGTTCCGCTGACACTATTTCTCTCCCAAGGCTGGCGCGTAGGCAGCATAGCCCAGTATAAAACCCAATCAAGTCCTCACTTCCTAATCTGGCCCTCTCTAATCTTCCCAGTGCTGCTGATTGAGGGATTCAGTGGGTTATGATGCATTTCCTGATCTGGGCGAATTTGATGCTCTCGAAATCCTACAGATTTAGTAGTAACGAAAAGACTCCttatccccttcctctctctttctacctcccactctctctgtcttcatctctctctctctctctctct
The window above is part of the Salvelinus namaycush isolate Seneca chromosome 7, SaNama_1.0, whole genome shotgun sequence genome. Proteins encoded here:
- the LOC120050524 gene encoding insulin-like growth factor-binding protein 5, encoding MLVSFSLLATLLLSESGCLGSFVPCEPCDQKAMSMCPPVPVGCQLVKEPGCGCCLTCALPEGQSCGVYTGTCTHGLRCLPKSGEEKPLHALLHGRGVCANEKMYKPLHPGRDGYSPEEAMLAEVPESLLPQAKVPLYGGRDHISSRKAQAMRQAKDRKRQQAKLHSVSSLDYSTLALDKLQPEFGPCRRKLDGIIQRMKNTSRVLALSLYLPNCDKKGFFKHKQCKPSRGRKRGICWCVDRFGVQLPGTDYSGVDIQCKDPESNSNKNE